The sequence TTAGTTGCAAACGGGATTGACCAGGTTTGACCGCGATATTGCATACCTTCCCACAAAGACGGGTCAATTTCCTCTTTTAGAGGACTTTTTGTCAGCCAATCATCTAAAGGGCGAATTCCATCTAATTCTACTAACTGTCCGGTAATAGTCGAATTAAACCACAATAACTCAGGCGGGGCATTGCCAACTACTGCGGCTAAAATTTTGGGCAATTGCTGGTCTGCTTGCCCCACATACAAAGATTCTACCTGAATTTCTGGGTGTTGCTGGTTGAATCTATCTACGAGTTTTTGCAATATATCTCGGTTAGCAGGTGGATTGACCCCCTGCCATAACGTCAAATGAACTACATTAGGGGTTTCTGTATCTGTTGATAGCCATTGACACCCCGTCAAACTCATCAGACAGATTCCCAAAACTAGCCAACGAGTCAAACCACGCCAGAAATTTCCGAACATCTGGAACAAAAGCTCAATAGTTTAGATCTCAAGATACAATCTTATTCACCTCACACACAAGCCGAAGCCGGAGAAGAATTTCTATGAAATTAATTAATTATTTTTCTAGAAGTTTCTTGAGCTTAATTTTGATTTCTACCTTTGTATTTGCTGGGTGTACTTCTTCGCAACGAGATGCGCGATCGCCTAAAACCATTCTAACTCTCGCCGGATGGCAAAGCACTCCCCAAGAAAAACAAGCTTTACAAAAATTGATTCAAGATTTTGAGACAGAAAATCCTGAAATTGACGTTCAATACGAGACAATCAACTCTCAATATATGGACGTAATTCAAACCAGATTGGCTGGAGATAATGCCCCAGATATTTTCTATTTAGATGCCTTAGAAGCGCCAGCTTTAATTAAACAAGGAGTTTTAGAACCTTTAGATAGTTATATTCCTAAAAACTTTGCTCTGGAAGACTTTGAACCATCTTTAATTAAAGCTTTCAAATACCAAGATAAAATCTACGGCATCCCGAAAGATTTTTCCACTCTCGCCTTATTTTATAATCGCAAGTTATTGGCATCAGCCGGAATAACGCAACCGCCCAAAACCTGGACAGAATTATTAGAATTTTCTAAAAAGCTGACCCTGACATCTTCAAATAAAACAACACGATATGGCTTAGGAATTTCTCCAGAATTAGCCCGACAATATTTTACTATTAAAGCTTTTGGAGGCGAGTTAATTAATCAAGAAGGTGAGGCTGTCTTTGCTGAATCTAATGCTATTAAAGGCTTGCAATTAATAGTAGATCAATATCAAAAAGATAAATCTTCTATCCAACCTGCTGATGTTGGCGCTAATTCTGGTAGCGATTTATTTGGTCAAGGTAAAGCTGCTATGGCGATCGAAGGACCTTGGGCAATTCCTTATCTAAAAGAGAATTTTCCTAATTTAGAATTTGCTACAGCCGAAGTTCCAACTATTAATAATAAAAAGGGAACGATGGCGTATACGGTTGCTTATGTCATGAATAAAGCTGCGAAAAATAAAGAAGTTTCGTGGAAGCTGATCGATTATTTAACTAACAAATCGGGCATGAAAAAGTGGGCGAGTTCTGGCTTGGTTTTACCGAGTCGTAAATCGACTTTGGCAGAAATTAATTACGACAAAGATCCTTTATATAGCCCTTTTGTTCGCGGTGCTAGCTATGCAACTATTTGGCAAGCTGGAGATAATTTACCGATTATTATGAATAATTTTAATAATCAATTTCTCAGTGCAATTTTAGGTCAACAATCTTTATCGGATGCGATGCAAAAGGCTCAAGATACTGCTAATAAAGAAATTAAAGCGATTCAGTAGGCTTATACCAATTTACTAAATAAAGGGTGTTGGGTTTCCTATCGTCAACCCAACCTACTTACGGCAAAACCTAGCTCCCACCACTCCGACTGGAGCAGCAGCAGCTAGGTATACTAACCCAACCTAAGATTATAGATTGGATTTAATACTTAAATAATAGCAAATATATTTAGATAATGCAAGTATTTTTAGTGAAAAAACTGTGTTTTAATTGTAAATTATTTTAAACAATTTATTATTGAGAAAATTGAAGGTTAATTTAGATCGATAGAGAAAGATCTCAACTCTTGCGATCGCTGCTACACTCTAACTGAAAAGACCTGAGTAACTAGCGCCGATGGTATATATCAAGCGCGTTGAATTATCTAACTTCAAATCCTTTGGCGGTACGACAGCTATTCCGTTTTTACCAGGATTTACCGTCGTTTCCGGGCCAAATGGTTCGGGAAAATCGAATATATTGGATGCATTATTGTTTGCGCTAGGGCTTTCTAGTTCTAAAGGAATGCGCGCCGATCGCTTACCCGATTTGGTGAATAATAATCAAAGTCAGCGCCGCACAGTGGAAACAAGTGTTACTGTCACGTTTGATTTGGAAGGCGAGAATCGGGAATCGGGAATCGGGAATCGGGAATCGGGGGAAGAGAAAGACAAAGGAGATAACGACGAACACCCAACACCGAACTCTTTACCCAATCAACAATCAACAATCAACAATCAACAATCCTCAGAATGGACTATTACTCGCAAACTCCGAGTTACTGCCCAAGGGAGTTATACCTCTAATTATTACCTGAATGGGGAATCTTGTACTCTGACGGAATTGCATGAAAAGTTGAACGATTTGCGGGTTTACCCAGAAGGCTACAACGTGGTTTTGCAAGGGGATGTGACGAGTATTATTTCGATGAATGCTCGCGAACGAAGGGAAATCATTGATGAATTGGCGGGAGTAGCCGCATTTGACCGCAAAATTGTGCAAGCAAAGAGAACTTTAGAAGAAGTTAAGGAAACCGAAGATAAATGTCGGATTGTGGAAGCTGAGTTAGTTAGTCAACGCGATCGCCTGTCGCAAGATCGCATTAAAGCCGAAAAGTATCAGAAACTCCGCGCCGAACTTCAAGAAAAGACGATTTGGGCAGCAGTCATTAAATGGCGACAGTTGAGGGCGCAAAAATGGCAATTACAAGAGCAAATCGCCTTGGGCGATCGCCAGCAAAGCGAGATCGCGACTCAACTGACTCACATCAAGCAGGAAATAGAAGTCAGCAGTCAGAAACTGGAGCAACTCAATACCTTAGTTAAATCTTTGGGTGAAGAAGAACTATTAAAGGTACAATCCACCCTAGCCAACCAAGAAGCGGAACTGAGACAGCAACAGCGACAGCAGCAAGAACTAGAAAATGCGATCGCTCAACATCAAACCTACATTCGCCAAACCCAGCCAGAAATTGACAGCTACGAGCAAAAGTTACAAGAAATTGCTAGCAGCGCTCAAATCCAAGGCAATCTAATTCTCAATCTGCGTCAAGCTAGAGATAGCGCCAAACAGAAACTAGAAACGACTAAAGAGCAGGGAAATGCGATCGCCTCTGCTTCTGAAGCTTGGGTACAGCAACAAACCGCCCTATCGCGCCAAATAGAAACCTTACTCCAACAAATTGAACCCCAACGCACCGAACAAGCCCAACTAGCAGAACGTCACGCCCAGTTAACTCAAAAAATCTCCGAACAAACCCAACTTTTAGAGTTTTCCACCCCCGAACTCTTCGCCAAAGAAGTCTATGAAGGAGATTTATCCAGACAACTCACCGCTATTACCCAGCAAGTTCAATCCCTAGCTGCGACTATAGCCACCCAAGAAGCCCAACTCAAAACCCATCAAGAAACCCAAAAACGCCTGTTACTAGAACAAAGAGATAAACAGCGTCAGCTAGACAAACTAGAAGCCCAAGCCCAAGCCCAACAGGAAGCCCAAGGTACAAATGCCACCATTACCATCAAAGAAGCCCGAATTCAAGGAGTTTGCGGACTAGTCGCCCAATTGGGAACCGTCGAACCCCGCTATCAATTAGCCTTAGAAATCGCTGCGGGAGCAAGATTAGCCAATTTAGTCGTCGAAAGCGATGTCGTCGCTGCTGAAGCGATACAATTACTCAAGCAAAAGCGCGCTGGAAGAGTTACTTTCCTTCCCCTGAACAAAATCCGCCCACCGCGCTTTAATCCCAATGCAGCTTTGAATCATACGCGGGGATTTGTAGACTATGCGGTAAATCTAATCGACTACGAATCTCGCTATCAGGATGTATTTTCCTACATTTTTGGCAATACAGTCGTTTTTGAAGCCTTGGAACCCGCCCGCAGCTACCTGGGAGAATATCGCATTGTCACTTTAGATGGGGAATTATTAGAAACTAGTGGTGCGATGACTGGTGGAAGCATTTCTCAGCGTTCCAGCTTGCATTTTGGAACTGGAGATCTAGCAGAA is a genomic window of Merismopedia glauca CCAP 1448/3 containing:
- a CDS encoding ABC transporter substrate-binding protein encodes the protein MKLINYFSRSFLSLILISTFVFAGCTSSQRDARSPKTILTLAGWQSTPQEKQALQKLIQDFETENPEIDVQYETINSQYMDVIQTRLAGDNAPDIFYLDALEAPALIKQGVLEPLDSYIPKNFALEDFEPSLIKAFKYQDKIYGIPKDFSTLALFYNRKLLASAGITQPPKTWTELLEFSKKLTLTSSNKTTRYGLGISPELARQYFTIKAFGGELINQEGEAVFAESNAIKGLQLIVDQYQKDKSSIQPADVGANSGSDLFGQGKAAMAIEGPWAIPYLKENFPNLEFATAEVPTINNKKGTMAYTVAYVMNKAAKNKEVSWKLIDYLTNKSGMKKWASSGLVLPSRKSTLAEINYDKDPLYSPFVRGASYATIWQAGDNLPIIMNNFNNQFLSAILGQQSLSDAMQKAQDTANKEIKAIQ
- the smc gene encoding chromosome segregation protein SMC: MVYIKRVELSNFKSFGGTTAIPFLPGFTVVSGPNGSGKSNILDALLFALGLSSSKGMRADRLPDLVNNNQSQRRTVETSVTVTFDLEGENRESGIGNRESGEEKDKGDNDEHPTPNSLPNQQSTINNQQSSEWTITRKLRVTAQGSYTSNYYLNGESCTLTELHEKLNDLRVYPEGYNVVLQGDVTSIISMNARERREIIDELAGVAAFDRKIVQAKRTLEEVKETEDKCRIVEAELVSQRDRLSQDRIKAEKYQKLRAELQEKTIWAAVIKWRQLRAQKWQLQEQIALGDRQQSEIATQLTHIKQEIEVSSQKLEQLNTLVKSLGEEELLKVQSTLANQEAELRQQQRQQQELENAIAQHQTYIRQTQPEIDSYEQKLQEIASSAQIQGNLILNLRQARDSAKQKLETTKEQGNAIASASEAWVQQQTALSRQIETLLQQIEPQRTEQAQLAERHAQLTQKISEQTQLLEFSTPELFAKEVYEGDLSRQLTAITQQVQSLAATIATQEAQLKTHQETQKRLLLEQRDKQRQLDKLEAQAQAQQEAQGTNATITIKEARIQGVCGLVAQLGTVEPRYQLALEIAAGARLANLVVESDVVAAEAIQLLKQKRAGRVTFLPLNKIRPPRFNPNAALNHTRGFVDYAVNLIDYESRYQDVFSYIFGNTVVFEALEPARSYLGEYRIVTLDGELLETSGAMTGGSISQRSSLHFGTGDLAESEEARTLRERLGEIEVILEKSTEQIETISQEDRRLSQDLAEARGQYRESELQLQQTQKEIASITSQQTQVRSQLEQNQKNFALSQHRLQTIETELPALENQLQSCRIELKELEDTQTTEEWQKIRLIIQTQEAQLQEIEQQLKAAQLQQKEAQNQQQRLQDQIDRAREQIATRDRQQIEQEEQLNLNSAQQLELIAEIKEIQAGLKELEQRLGQEKQERDRQEQTWRSLTQTHQEQEWKLEKLKETLIHQKEQLTTLEAELVAQTEELPDPIPEVPEAIEKEKLSSLEEQMRSLAKRLQAMEPVNMLALEEYERTTTRLTELTDKLATIAAERTELLLRIENFRTLRFQAFKEAFDAVNENFKTIFAELSEGDGFLQLEDPEDPFNGGLNLVAHPKGKPIQRLASMSGGEKSLTALSFIFALQRYRPSPFYAFDEVDMFLDGANVERLARMIEKQAQQAQFIVVSLRRPMIESSERTIGVTQARGAYTQVLGLKLSKAAK